In Nonomuraea sp. NBC_00507, the following are encoded in one genomic region:
- a CDS encoding alpha/beta hydrolase family protein, producing the protein MASGNERRPRWKRRAWVAGVAVLVILVAATGAGAWFGSDQAIGVVRYGTSNTKVLAVQGDLVTLEQTPQTGKPGTYWLEWSGTYSMLGDVVSRAPGRVTRKVVRGPTPSVGTPGYFGNVPPGDPEVAWGVGYTEIMVPTELGPAPAWYVPGEGATWVVAVHGQNGRRKAQLKILPIVHQLGLPFLDISYRNDEGAPPSPDGLLHMGASEWRDLEAALRQAQTMGARRFILYGTSMGGQLVGQFLARSPLANVVDRVIMDAPMIDVRMTAEQAVKNYHLPAFMAGLSNQVIEWRTGVDPDRLSLIRHPPKVRPPLLLIHTVPDADHPIQEARDLVAAGHHLGWKIQFEPFAQGEHTEAWNVDRTRYDQLVRDFLSPV; encoded by the coding sequence ATGGCATCCGGCAATGAGCGGCGGCCCCGCTGGAAGCGGAGGGCGTGGGTCGCGGGCGTGGCGGTCCTCGTCATCCTGGTCGCGGCGACGGGGGCCGGGGCCTGGTTCGGCAGCGATCAGGCGATCGGGGTGGTTCGCTACGGCACGAGCAACACCAAGGTGCTCGCCGTGCAGGGTGACCTGGTGACGTTGGAGCAGACGCCGCAGACCGGTAAGCCGGGCACGTACTGGCTGGAGTGGAGTGGCACCTACTCGATGCTCGGTGACGTCGTGTCCCGTGCTCCGGGGCGGGTGACACGCAAGGTGGTGCGCGGTCCAACCCCCTCGGTGGGCACTCCTGGCTACTTCGGCAACGTTCCCCCCGGCGATCCCGAGGTCGCCTGGGGGGTCGGCTACACCGAGATCATGGTGCCTACGGAGCTCGGGCCGGCGCCGGCCTGGTACGTACCCGGGGAGGGCGCGACCTGGGTCGTCGCCGTTCACGGGCAGAACGGGCGGCGCAAGGCGCAGCTGAAGATCCTTCCTATCGTGCACCAACTCGGGCTGCCCTTCCTGGACATCAGCTACCGCAACGACGAAGGGGCGCCGCCCTCGCCTGATGGGCTGCTGCACATGGGCGCGTCGGAGTGGCGCGACTTGGAGGCCGCCCTGCGCCAGGCGCAGACGATGGGGGCGCGGCGGTTCATCCTGTACGGCACCTCGATGGGCGGTCAGCTCGTCGGGCAGTTCCTGGCCAGGTCACCGCTCGCGAACGTGGTCGACCGGGTCATCATGGACGCGCCCATGATCGACGTACGGATGACTGCGGAACAGGCCGTCAAGAACTATCACCTGCCCGCCTTCATGGCGGGGCTGTCGAACCAGGTCATCGAGTGGCGTACCGGCGTCGATCCGGACAGGCTCAGCCTTATCCGCCACCCGCCGAAGGTCAGGCCGCCCCTCCTGCTGATCCACACCGTCCCCGACGCCGACCACCCGATCCAGGAAGCGCGCGACCTCGTCGCCGCCGGCCACCACCTGGGCTGGAAGATCCAGTTCGAGCCGTTCGCGCAGGGCGAGCATACGGAGGCGTGGAACGTGGATCGTACCCGCTACGACCAGCTCGTGCGCGACTTCCTGTCCCCGGTCTAG
- a CDS encoding TetR/AcrR family transcriptional regulator, whose amino-acid sequence MSISNTAEKIADAAQAILVSEGAAAVTMRRVADMVGVSPMATYKHYPSRQALLDAVADRTFRELAQGWGVRVSDGPWEDRALGLMEDFLDFALGRPHLYRFLMTDRRERARRFPDDFQGGGSPVFTMLVVVIEEGMREGLLRKDDPLEVALALTSSIQGLVQLYLGGRIGLEEDGFRSLCARTARRIFDGIRQ is encoded by the coding sequence GTGAGCATCTCCAACACGGCGGAGAAGATCGCCGACGCCGCGCAGGCCATTCTCGTGAGCGAGGGCGCCGCGGCCGTGACCATGCGGCGGGTGGCCGACATGGTCGGCGTGTCCCCGATGGCGACCTACAAGCACTACCCGAGTCGCCAGGCGCTCCTCGATGCGGTGGCCGATCGCACTTTCCGGGAGCTGGCCCAGGGGTGGGGAGTCCGCGTCTCCGATGGCCCCTGGGAGGACAGGGCGCTCGGCCTCATGGAGGACTTCCTTGACTTCGCCCTGGGGCGGCCGCACCTGTACAGGTTCCTCATGACCGATCGCCGGGAGCGGGCTCGGCGCTTCCCCGATGACTTTCAAGGCGGCGGGTCGCCGGTGTTCACCATGCTCGTCGTGGTGATCGAGGAGGGCATGCGCGAGGGACTGCTGCGCAAGGACGATCCGCTGGAGGTGGCGCTGGCGCTGACGTCGTCCATCCAGGGGCTCGTGCAGCTCTACCTCGGTGGCCGCATCGGCCTGGAGGAAGACGGGTTCCGCAGTCTGTGCGCGCGCACCGCGAGGAGGATTTTCGATGGCATCCGGCAATGA
- a CDS encoding AfsR/SARP family transcriptional regulator: MLEFRILGPLDVRRDGRRIRPGGPRQHKILLMLLLEPGRVVSIEALIEAVWDGNEPSTARKQVQNGVADLRRALASAGEEDRIVTDGPGYLLRLDDDAQLDWQRFEHRVAEAGTLAGEGRLDRAVEALRAALALWRGPALGGPAGGPLTSAAARMDEQRLAAMEQCWEHRLALGEHRELVGELTAHVAEHPFREHGVGQLMRALHQGGRTPEALGVYAAAQRRLAEEMGLEPGAGLRRLQMDMLQAGGDQVPTRADPAGYTCRHPPPVQLPARIPDLAGRGELIERVVTALRTADAATSPRVVITGPGGIGKTAFTVRLAHELRRDYPDGILCARLSPSSRSEALLGRFLEAFGVPPQALPDSIDDRVDMFRGILTGRRVLVIIDNAQQENQIGALLPERPGCAVLITSRRRLAGTDAWLSLQMPPLPEAGAVELLREAAGERQDLAAARQIARYCGGFPLAVRIAAARLATRPNWTLADLADRLGDAKTRLDWLRLGDAAVRTGILDSYSDLTGDQQRLFRWLGFLRINPFPSWVATALIGPGAELVLDELVEAHLVEPAGRDATGPRYRMHDLVLLCASELAAQGGDAGQRDAAVRRATHGWFALAAAADDGLAHWVGVDPAPEPGWRPPDAIVERVRDRPVQWFDEERETLVSLVRRAADAGGDPHGDSSGCSGADPDGDSSGDSGGDAGLAWPLAQRLSNILELQGRHDERVAVLSSGLRAAELLGDDQGRATMLGLLMLVESDRDDYLAALGYGERALKAYRLAAEPGSDPSPAPVSQPEPHQGTDGDWLSVGLVTARRILTWRHQHREGDYLSLFERARDAFRASRTPLLEAWALRCTGLIYCRQERFAEAEVCLERVRAILLAVGEHAHLAHAGGDLAGFSAAQGRWAEAEAIAAEAIEQAHVHSDPWGLGRALITMGEVFRARGAAASAADAYRQALAIWQSLRIPARETQARQALADLMEAEPASRR, from the coding sequence TTGCTGGAGTTCCGGATCCTGGGCCCGCTCGACGTACGCCGGGACGGCCGGCGAATCCGGCCGGGCGGCCCTCGACAGCACAAGATCCTGCTCATGCTGCTGCTCGAGCCCGGCAGGGTGGTGTCGATCGAAGCTCTCATCGAGGCGGTGTGGGACGGCAACGAGCCTTCCACCGCACGCAAGCAGGTGCAGAACGGCGTCGCCGACCTTCGGCGCGCCTTGGCGTCAGCCGGGGAAGAAGACCGGATCGTCACCGATGGACCCGGATACCTGCTGCGGCTGGACGATGACGCCCAGCTCGACTGGCAGCGGTTCGAGCACCGGGTGGCCGAGGCTGGCACCCTCGCCGGCGAAGGCCGCCTCGATCGCGCCGTAGAGGCGCTGCGTGCCGCTCTCGCGTTGTGGCGCGGCCCGGCTCTGGGCGGTCCCGCCGGTGGGCCCCTGACGTCGGCCGCCGCCCGCATGGACGAGCAGCGCCTGGCCGCCATGGAGCAGTGCTGGGAGCACCGGCTCGCGCTCGGCGAGCACCGCGAGCTGGTCGGCGAGCTGACCGCGCACGTGGCCGAGCACCCGTTCCGTGAGCATGGGGTCGGACAGCTCATGCGCGCCCTGCACCAGGGCGGGCGCACCCCCGAGGCGCTGGGTGTCTACGCCGCGGCGCAGCGACGCCTGGCGGAGGAGATGGGGCTGGAGCCGGGTGCCGGGCTGCGGCGGCTCCAGATGGACATGCTCCAGGCGGGCGGCGACCAGGTTCCGACGCGTGCCGATCCGGCAGGTTACACGTGCCGCCATCCGCCGCCCGTCCAACTGCCGGCGCGAATCCCGGACTTGGCAGGGCGCGGGGAGCTCATCGAACGGGTCGTCACGGCCCTGCGCACCGCGGACGCCGCCACCTCGCCGCGCGTGGTCATCACCGGTCCCGGCGGCATCGGGAAGACGGCGTTCACCGTACGGCTGGCCCACGAACTGCGGCGCGACTACCCCGACGGCATCCTTTGCGCGAGGCTTTCGCCGTCAAGCCGGTCCGAGGCGTTGCTCGGACGGTTCCTTGAGGCATTCGGGGTACCGCCGCAGGCGCTTCCCGACAGCATTGACGACCGCGTCGACATGTTCAGAGGGATACTGACTGGCAGGCGCGTGCTCGTCATCATCGACAATGCCCAGCAGGAGAACCAGATCGGCGCCCTGCTGCCCGAACGGCCCGGCTGCGCCGTACTGATCACCAGCAGGCGGCGGCTGGCGGGCACCGACGCCTGGCTGTCCCTGCAGATGCCTCCGCTACCGGAGGCCGGCGCCGTCGAGTTGCTCCGTGAGGCCGCCGGTGAACGGCAGGACCTGGCGGCCGCCAGGCAGATCGCACGCTACTGCGGCGGCTTTCCGCTGGCGGTCCGCATCGCGGCAGCACGGCTGGCGACCCGGCCGAACTGGACCCTCGCCGACCTCGCCGACCGCCTCGGGGACGCGAAAACGCGCCTCGACTGGCTGCGGCTCGGTGACGCCGCGGTGCGGACCGGCATCCTGGACAGCTACAGCGACCTGACCGGTGACCAGCAGCGGCTGTTCCGGTGGCTCGGCTTCCTGCGGATCAACCCTTTCCCGTCCTGGGTGGCGACTGCGCTCATCGGCCCGGGTGCGGAGCTCGTCCTCGATGAGCTGGTGGAGGCGCACCTGGTGGAGCCCGCGGGGCGCGATGCCACCGGTCCCCGCTACCGCATGCACGACCTCGTCCTGCTGTGCGCGTCGGAGCTGGCGGCGCAGGGCGGCGACGCCGGGCAGCGCGATGCGGCGGTCCGGCGCGCCACGCACGGATGGTTCGCCCTGGCCGCCGCCGCCGATGACGGGCTGGCCCACTGGGTGGGGGTTGATCCTGCTCCTGAGCCGGGCTGGCGACCACCCGACGCGATCGTCGAGCGCGTGCGAGACCGTCCGGTCCAGTGGTTCGACGAGGAACGCGAGACTCTGGTCTCGCTCGTCCGCCGCGCGGCGGACGCAGGCGGCGACCCGCACGGTGACTCAAGCGGTTGCTCAGGCGCTGACCCGGACGGTGACTCAAGCGGTGACTCAGGCGGCGACGCGGGGCTGGCCTGGCCGCTCGCGCAACGTCTGTCGAACATCCTGGAGTTGCAGGGTCGCCACGACGAGCGGGTCGCGGTGCTGTCATCCGGCCTGCGGGCCGCAGAACTGCTCGGCGACGACCAGGGCAGGGCCACCATGCTCGGCCTGCTGATGCTGGTCGAGAGCGACCGTGACGACTATCTGGCCGCGCTCGGCTACGGCGAACGCGCGCTGAAGGCCTACCGGCTGGCCGCCGAACCTGGATCCGATCCCTCTCCGGCTCCCGTCTCCCAACCGGAGCCCCATCAGGGCACGGACGGCGACTGGTTGTCAGTCGGGCTCGTGACCGCCCGCCGGATTCTCACCTGGCGCCACCAACACCGCGAGGGCGACTACCTCAGCCTGTTCGAGCGCGCCCGGGATGCCTTCCGCGCCAGCCGGACCCCCCTTCTGGAAGCATGGGCCCTCCGCTGCACCGGTCTGATCTACTGCAGGCAAGAGCGGTTCGCCGAGGCCGAGGTCTGCCTGGAACGGGTGCGCGCCATTCTGCTCGCCGTTGGCGAACATGCCCATCTCGCCCATGCAGGTGGGGACCTCGCCGGGTTCTCTGCGGCCCAGGGGAGATGGGCCGAGGCCGAGGCGATCGCCGCCGAGGCCATCGAGCAGGCACATGTCCACTCGGATCCGTGGGGCCTCGGACGGGCGCTGATCACCATGGGCGAAGTGTTCCGGGCTCGAGGGGCCGCCGCGTCCGCCGCGGACGCCTACCGCCAGGCGCTCGCCATCTGGCAGTCGCTGCGCATACCCGCCAGGGAGACCCAGGCGCGGCAAGCGCTGGCCGATCTCATGGAGGCGGAGCCCGCGAGCAGGCGCTAG